The Halosimplex litoreum genome has a window encoding:
- a CDS encoding polysaccharide deacetylase family protein, with product MDGSVAGDAERTVSGPQSAHLRAGATDSRARIARRFERPIDISDMGIRLSARANRSINPYVQVFDVDGNKINFRAPIRGGLSFQPFDFGISKVGGSPDLSAVEEIRITVWAGEGQAVDVWCDDLALVERSETGTVVVQFDDGNLTDYSEAFPVLEEHGFTASTFVCPGSIGADGKLGLSELSELRDAGWDVASHTVDHEHLSALDEAAQEAQIAGAKDWLVDHGFERGAEYLVYPFGEYDQTTLNLADRYHELSFAGGYPGYGRPTNRHVIQRVSSPDVETATRAIDIAAAYDGITVLFYHQLTANSEPTRSAFASTMSHLADRESNGDLRVVPARDLESIVV from the coding sequence ATGGACGGGTCGGTCGCGGGCGACGCCGAGCGAACGGTGAGCGGTCCGCAATCGGCCCACCTGCGTGCGGGCGCGACCGACTCACGCGCTCGGATCGCCCGGCGGTTCGAACGGCCGATCGACATCAGCGACATGGGGATCAGGTTGTCGGCTCGCGCGAACCGGAGTATCAACCCGTACGTCCAGGTGTTCGACGTCGACGGGAACAAGATCAACTTCCGGGCGCCGATCCGCGGCGGGCTCTCGTTCCAGCCCTTCGACTTCGGGATCAGCAAGGTGGGCGGGTCGCCCGACCTCTCGGCGGTGGAAGAGATCCGGATCACGGTCTGGGCAGGGGAGGGACAGGCGGTCGACGTGTGGTGTGACGACCTGGCGCTCGTCGAGCGCTCCGAGACGGGGACCGTCGTCGTCCAGTTCGACGACGGGAATCTGACCGATTACAGCGAGGCGTTCCCCGTGCTGGAGGAACACGGGTTCACCGCGTCGACGTTCGTCTGTCCGGGATCGATCGGAGCGGACGGCAAACTCGGCCTCTCGGAGCTCTCGGAGTTGCGGGACGCCGGGTGGGACGTCGCCAGCCACACCGTCGACCACGAACACCTGTCGGCGCTGGACGAGGCGGCCCAGGAGGCGCAGATCGCGGGCGCCAAAGACTGGCTGGTCGACCACGGGTTCGAACGCGGTGCCGAGTACCTCGTCTACCCGTTCGGCGAGTACGACCAGACGACGCTGAACCTGGCCGACCGATATCACGAACTCTCGTTCGCCGGTGGCTACCCAGGGTACGGCCGACCGACGAACCGTCACGTGATCCAGCGCGTCTCCTCGCCGGATGTCGAGACGGCGACCAGAGCGATCGATATCGCCGCCGCCTACGACGGGATCACCGTGCTGTTCTATCACCAGCTCACTGCGAACTCCGAACCGACGCGATCGGCGTTCGCGTCGACCATGTCGCACCTCGCCGACCGGGAATCGAACGGCGACCTGCGGGTCGTCCCCGCGCGGGATCTCGAATCGATTGTCGTCTAA
- a CDS encoding PKD domain-containing protein: MSPHNGEGHGRDRNGYDYPTDDEEEYTQHTENGAGFDRRSFLKFAGVATAGLAATGLSGTAGAVPTRDSFSFDRVVNAVEDLGMDPNGNTPIDDALDGALQSGTLVEFPPGTYFVQNTHSIAGMSNVGIRGTGENWRDVTFRSPQGRATGLLSTGGSGGRNVLVENLSVDNRNDDSTLVWFRLSCQGGVLVRDVEWLGRTPPDDDKGYNLTVEAFDRDGVNLVENVRTGLDASATTVEYPDGVQFVRGGPSHKGETVIRDAKIHNHNSAAMRYTQGGVVTVENSEFVNNQNANLRFTGGDHPDKHSSATGCYVKVDDSATDVGDAIRVDSSGQGQSGAVFRDIVIEWDDQSGRGVIAFPSWGDHGRAEFYNCVVRNDSPSATVNATSTSASDDAVVFENCSFTGDGGGFFADDRPGSVIRDSCIGIPDATIEGFETENVSDSACRTPSDVEGNGSGGDETSDETDGSAETDSTDETTDLPNELVVQGTGTATRYAFTVSEELAPVASTIESHDTVDGSTVEAWVTTSSHVDEFAFAGSITAFEYLEGGPAEITLNGESVAAEDLVDTNDGPTAEVTVTETDGLTAELSAEESSDPDGSIESYEWAVGDETYAGSTATHTFGDAGTYAVSLTVSDDDGASASATTDVSVSDESRLRIQGAGTPTQVFVEVSGELTAVEDTIEPWDEVGDASATVWVTDSEDVDEFTFTGELTTVEFDGGDADIFLDGSAVDPSSVGSTDETPKDLEIRGTGAPTQVAVAVDGELTAVEDTIEEWDEVGDTSATVWVTDGDDVDRFTFTGELTTLEFIEGEAAVAVDGTAVEPSEL, encoded by the coding sequence ATGTCGCCTCACAACGGCGAGGGTCACGGGCGCGATCGGAACGGGTACGATTACCCTACCGACGACGAGGAGGAGTACACACAGCATACCGAGAACGGGGCCGGGTTCGATCGGCGGTCGTTTCTGAAGTTCGCGGGGGTCGCCACGGCGGGGCTGGCCGCGACTGGGCTGTCCGGGACGGCCGGCGCCGTCCCGACGCGGGACAGTTTCTCTTTCGACCGAGTGGTGAACGCGGTCGAGGACCTGGGGATGGACCCGAACGGGAACACCCCTATCGACGACGCCCTCGACGGGGCGCTCCAGTCGGGGACGCTCGTCGAGTTCCCGCCGGGGACGTACTTCGTCCAGAACACCCACTCGATCGCCGGGATGTCGAACGTCGGGATCCGCGGGACCGGCGAGAACTGGCGCGACGTGACGTTTCGCTCCCCACAGGGGCGGGCGACCGGTCTGCTGTCGACCGGTGGGTCGGGCGGTCGAAACGTGCTCGTCGAGAACCTCTCCGTCGACAACAGAAACGACGACTCGACGCTCGTGTGGTTCCGCCTCAGCTGTCAGGGAGGGGTACTCGTCCGCGACGTGGAGTGGCTCGGGCGGACACCACCGGACGACGACAAGGGGTACAACCTCACCGTCGAGGCGTTCGACCGCGACGGCGTGAATCTCGTCGAGAACGTCCGCACTGGGCTCGACGCGTCGGCGACCACCGTCGAGTACCCGGACGGCGTTCAGTTCGTCCGCGGGGGCCCCTCGCACAAGGGTGAGACCGTCATCCGCGACGCGAAGATCCACAACCACAACTCGGCGGCCATGCGGTACACGCAGGGTGGCGTCGTCACGGTCGAGAACTCGGAGTTCGTGAACAACCAGAACGCCAACCTCCGGTTCACGGGCGGCGACCACCCCGACAAGCACTCCAGCGCGACCGGCTGTTACGTGAAAGTCGACGACAGCGCCACGGACGTCGGGGACGCGATCCGCGTCGACTCCTCCGGACAGGGACAGTCCGGCGCGGTGTTCCGGGATATCGTGATCGAGTGGGACGACCAGAGCGGCCGCGGCGTGATCGCCTTCCCGAGCTGGGGCGACCACGGGCGCGCGGAGTTCTACAACTGTGTCGTCCGCAACGACAGTCCCTCCGCCACCGTCAACGCCACCTCGACCTCGGCCTCCGACGACGCGGTCGTCTTCGAGAACTGCAGCTTCACGGGTGACGGCGGCGGTTTCTTCGCCGACGACCGGCCCGGTTCGGTCATCCGCGACTCCTGTATCGGCATCCCGGACGCGACGATCGAAGGGTTCGAGACGGAGAACGTGAGCGATTCCGCGTGCCGAACCCCCTCAGATGTCGAGGGAAACGGTAGCGGCGGTGACGAAACGTCCGACGAGACCGACGGGTCGGCAGAGACCGACAGCACCGACGAGACCACCGACCTCCCTAACGAACTCGTCGTCCAGGGGACGGGGACGGCGACGCGGTACGCGTTCACCGTCTCGGAGGAGTTAGCGCCTGTCGCGAGTACCATCGAGAGCCACGACACCGTCGACGGGTCGACCGTCGAGGCCTGGGTGACCACGTCATCGCACGTCGACGAGTTCGCGTTTGCCGGGTCGATCACGGCGTTCGAGTACCTCGAAGGCGGTCCCGCCGAGATCACGCTGAACGGCGAGTCGGTCGCGGCCGAAGACCTCGTCGACACCAACGATGGACCGACCGCCGAGGTGACCGTGACCGAGACCGACGGACTGACCGCGGAGCTGTCCGCCGAGGAGTCCTCGGACCCCGACGGCTCGATCGAATCCTACGAGTGGGCGGTCGGCGACGAGACCTACGCGGGGAGTACGGCCACGCACACGTTCGGCGACGCCGGGACCTACGCCGTCTCGCTGACCGTCAGCGACGACGACGGCGCGAGCGCCAGCGCCACGACCGACGTGTCCGTCAGCGACGAGTCCCGGCTGCGCATCCAGGGGGCGGGCACGCCCACGCAGGTCTTCGTCGAGGTCAGCGGCGAACTCACCGCCGTCGAGGACACTATCGAACCCTGGGACGAAGTCGGCGACGCCAGCGCCACCGTCTGGGTGACCGACTCCGAGGACGTCGACGAGTTCACGTTCACCGGCGAACTCACCACCGTCGAGTTCGACGGGGGCGACGCCGACATCTTCCTCGACGGGAGCGCCGTCGACCCCTCCTCGGTCGGCTCGACCGACGAGACGCCCAAAGACCTCGAGATCCGCGGGACCGGCGCGCCGACGCAGGTCGCCGTCGCAGTCGACGGCGAACTCACCGCCGTCGAGGACACCATCGAGGAGTGGGACGAAGTCGGCGATACCAGCGCGACAGTCTGGGTGACCGACGGCGATGACGTCGACCGGTTCACCTTCACGGGCGAGCTCACGACCCTCGAGTTCATCGAGGGGGAAGCCGCGGTCGCCGTCGACGGGACCGCAGTCGAGCCCTCCGAGCTGTAG